Proteins encoded within one genomic window of Epinephelus lanceolatus isolate andai-2023 chromosome 9, ASM4190304v1, whole genome shotgun sequence:
- the atp5meb gene encoding ATP synthase membrane subunit eb, with protein sequence MAPPVAVSPLIKTARYSALIAGIIYGKKRYDYLKPVAAEERRIEEEEKKIREEQERIAKELREASEDTILK encoded by the exons ATGGCACCTCCAGTTGCAGTGTCGCCCTTGATTAAG ACTGCAAGGTATTCAGCTTTGATTGCTGGCATCATCTATGGCAAGAAGAGATATG ATTACCTGAAGCCTGTTGcagctgaggagaggaggattgaggaagaggagaaaaagattCGAGAGGAGCAGGAGCGCATTGCCAAGGAGCTAAGAGAAG CAAGTGAAGATACTATTTTGAAGTAA